In Humulus lupulus chromosome 7, drHumLupu1.1, whole genome shotgun sequence, the following are encoded in one genomic region:
- the LOC133789558 gene encoding UDP-glycosyltransferase 71C3-like — translation MSGRPRWRSWLTMPWVGLCLTVTGIPYWRAYGWGCIATWHVYAEQQLNAFAMVREFDFAVELILDYMDRRDDQLVTAEEIGNAIKQLMVMSEMARKAVEEG, via the coding sequence ATGAGTGGGCGCCCCAGGTGGAGGTCTTGGCTCACAATGCCGTGGGTGGGTTTGTGTCTCACTGTGACTGGAATTCCATACTGGAGAGCTTATGGTTGGGGTTGCATTGCAACATGGCATGTTTATGCAGAACAACAACTGAATGCATTTGCGATGGTGAGGGAGTTCGACTTTGCAGTTGAGCTAATATTAGATTACATGGACCGTAGAGATGATCAACTTGTGACAGCGGAGGAGATTGGAAATGCAATAAAACAGCTTATGGTGATGAGTGAGATGGCCAGGAAAGCTGTTGAGGAAGGTTGA